One Dictyostelium discoideum AX4 chromosome 3 chromosome, whole genome shotgun sequence genomic region harbors:
- a CDS encoding EGF-like domain-containing protein — MTPKNNTMKIFLLILVILFFFFFIFCNAQNPIIKLYDVSENTVDRYTKYPDGTTSTQCHFYFEILIVDTSKSGVGFIVSSSNPNPLFTTIYSIDSAMVFSTEPRVEQNGNYSDTIFTSLLNDSTIINNITINYSCQSIDFGDLTFMYFMANTSLKSTFGFSGVFFFTTKYPIKGFDITSTDALANQIGINSGVYIFNGEFSLDNFIEYNSVQINFLNGNNIEVQIPQSKYQNSNNNNTEIVTVPDINENIILFGKNTHPLFTLISNATDVNPFLFCLGSGGSQSIAQPIYQTNQGIKYLGAFNDYYSAKYNLYLQLNGSLSIIYNATINVTREIPSPLYYTQFIITNTFKNETFLKNSSIFNVHGNSIMKYDGSSSFSMIFGDFQSYITFPFGFINGTNFNYTTKISLLQEPISKQPSQSFLINNYVSQVPADIVATPSELHRVLPKLLYFEIVKLFDGFFLFRITIANGIYMRMKDDSGYTIIGYESLVTNGNGGFFFEFIGIYRSSVFESIDIFNEFGLKTTYFVGDYYSVDPVSKIYSTHKPINSYLAYDISFLKNDIDVTNKSIDNILFFSFDGIDNNTPIFFIKGDDASFSNDLKEFSYGKWNSTISKYQINFRVPGNTQTGIFPFNLMFGFSIPMVSDVLPYTSQLRIKNSYLDVFGPIFQTITKINNNNVIGWSFSISDPINGFLKGKIIVKGEMDSSIYIFNLNETNLISGDIYLGSYEINITIPLKCASQNYIITDVELIDRQNNLNLFSTWNIKASIKTPFFNFLNDSSINKIYKLCNGVNDGIDSSPPVLKSFDVVRFSSGNNLHSIFFVFVAVDEETGLKDDQFPIVYLTSLYLETLQCTSRLVSKNSTSATFSCEIEIPYAFGYNQDIIFSIYGFINNGGYFSGYSSEMLKNNSLLFSMTDIELIKKLYIEKTTSITSNENELWIIGKQFNLKQTVHIKYYGDLTFTQISKPTQVYSVAMFINDTKLTDKPFIIKIVEDPPNINTNSESNEYIVNPIIYDYGDFEPTPIPTIPSTPTPTSTLLPTLSPLPTNKPQKCLGEPECGGESHGYCSLTGCICYEPWVGVDCTSKVIIIPQPSINTTKPTTEIPIEVPSTGNNQTTNNIIFKSLLSIVSIRELDFQSKQVKLFPLERWIFKSISESKSQYISTIENSNLKTTITVHIEWFNSTTNISFANSQLTMNPSTVKYTIEISEYKFSNRLNQLQLVMSVSLETNKKSEDICSSSKFGESSNGDNSNYFKIQIDNHSLYGRFIKRAIIDSYVRSIENVLLDSSMETIKTPSSSQSYIGITIPIYSNSSIIDPDFSVLIDSKSVTSDENHSICNSNPKSKLTTPQLAGIIIGSVGFVAVIIIAITYHFMKNRQNSKLFKSMGLKLKQLNQ, encoded by the exons ATGACACCAAAaaaca atacaatgaaaatatttttattaatattagtaattttgtttttttttttttttattttttgtaacgCACAAAAtccaataattaaattgtaTGATGTTTCAGAAAATACAGTTGATAGATATACAAAGTATCCTGATGGTACAACTTCAACCCAatgtcatttttattttgaaatactGATAGTGGATACTTCCAAAAGTGGAGTTGGATTTATTGTATCTTCAAGTAATCCCAATCCATTGTTCACAACAATATATAGCATTGATTCAGCAATGGTTTTTTCCACTGAACCAAGGGTTGAACAAAATGGAAATTATTCGGATACAATTTTtacttcattattaaatgattcgacaataattaataatattacaattaattattcTTGTCAAT ctATTGATTTTGGTGACCTTACTTTTATGTATTTTATGGCAAACACTAGTTTGAAATCAACATTTGGTTTTTcgggtgtttttttttttactactaAATATCCAATAAAAGGATTTGATATAACAAGTACTGATGCACTGGCAAACCAAATAGGAATTAATTCAGgtgtttatatatttaatggTGAATTTTCACTTGATAACTTCATTGAATATAATAGtgttcaaattaattttttaaatggcAATAATATTGAGGTACAAATTCCTCAAAGTAAATATCAAA attctaataacaataatacagAGATTGTAACAGTTCCtgatattaatgaaaatataattttatttggaaaGAATACCCACCCTTTGTTTACTCTAATTTCAAATGCTACTGATGTaaatccatttttattttgtttggGATCTGGAGGTTCTCAATCAATCGCACAACCTATTTATCAAACTAATCAAGGTATAAAATATTTGGGAGCAtttaatgattattattctgcaaaatataatttatatcttCAACTTAATGGTTCACTTTCTATAATTTATAATGCAACTATAAATGTTACTA gagaaATACCATCACCATTGTATTATACGcaatttataattacaaatacttttaaaaatgaaacgtttttaaaaaactcttcaatttttaatgttCATGGAAATTCAATAATGAAATATGATGgctcatcatcattttctaTGATCTTTGGAGATTTTCAATCATATATTACTTTTCCATTTGGATTTATAAATGGAACAAACTTTAATTACACTACAAAGATATCATTATTACAAGAGCCAATTTCAAAGCAACCTTCtcaatcttttttaattaataactaTGTTTCACAAGTACCAGCAGATATAg TTGCAACTCCTTCAGAACTTCATCGAGTTTTACCAAaacttttatattttgaaattgtaaagttatttgatggtttttttttatttagaataACAATAGCAAATGGTATTTATATGAGGATGAAGGATGATTCTGGTTATACCATTATAGGATATGAATCTTTAGTTACAAATGGAAATGGaggtttttttttcgaaTTTATTGGTATTTATAGAAGTAGTGTATTTGAAAGTATTGATATATTCAATGAATTTGGGTTAAAGACTACCTATTTTGTTGGTGATTATTATTCAGTTGATCCAgtttcaaaaatttattcaacacataaaccaattaattcATATTTAGCTTatgatatttcatttttaaagaatgatattgatgtaacaaataaatcaattgataatattctttttttcagtttcgatggtattgataataatacaccaatattttttatcaaaGGTGATGAtgcatcattttcaaatgatttaaaagaattctCTTATGGAAAGTGGAATTCTACAATTTCTAAGTACCAAATTAATTTCAGGGTACCAGGAAATACTCAAACTGGAATATTTCCATTTAATTTAATGTTTGGTTTTAGCATCCCAATGGTTAGTGATGTTCTCCCATACACATCTCAattaagaattaaaaattctt ATTTAGATGTATTTGGACCGATTTTtcaaacaattacaaaaattaataataataatgttattgGTTGGTCATTTTCAATAAGTGATCCAATTAATGGATTTTTAAAAGGAAAGATAATAGTTAAAGGTGAAATGGATAGttcaatttatatttttaatttaaatgaaaccAATTTAATTAGTGGTGATATATATTTAGGATCATATGAAATAAACATAACAATACCATTAAAATGTGCATcacaaaattatataattactgatgttgaattaattgatagacagaataatttaaatttattttcaaccTGGAATATAAAAGCTTCAATTAAAACtccttttttcaattttttaaatgattcatcaataaacaaaatttataaaCTATGTAATGGTGTTAATGATGGTATTGATAGCAGTCCACcagttttaaaatcatttgatgtAGTAAGATTTAGTTCtggtaataatttacattcaatcttttttgtttttgttgctGTTGATGAAGAAACAGGTTTGAAAGATGACCAATTtccaattgtttatttaacaAGCTTATACTTAGAAACACTTCAATGTACTTCAAGATTAGTTTCAAAGAATAGTACAAGTGCAACTTTTTCatgtgaaattgaaattccaTATGCGTTTGGATATAATcaagatattatttttagtatttatggttttattaataatggtggttaTTTTAGTGGTTATTCAAGtgaaatgttaaaaaataattcattattgtTTTCAATGACAGATATtgaattgattaaaaaattatatatagaGAAAACAACATCAATTACATCGAATGAAAATGAACTATGGATCATTGGTAaacaattcaatttaaaacaaacagttcatattaaatattatggTGATTTAACATTTACACAAATATCAAAACCAACCCAAGTTTATAGTGTAGCAATGTTTATTAATGATACTAAACTAACCGATAAaccatttattattaaaatagttGAAGATCcaccaaatattaataccaATAGTGAATCAAATGAATATATAGTAAATCCAATTATTTATGATTATGGCGATTTTGAACCAACTCCAATCCCAACTATACCATCAACACCTACACCAACATCAACTTTATTACCAACTTTAAGTCCACTACCAACTAATAAACCTCAAAAATGTTTAGGTGAACCAGAATGTGGTGGGGAATCACATGGTTATTGCTCTTTAACTGGATGTATTTGTTATGAACCATGGGTCGGTGTGGATTGTACATCTAAAGTTATTATCATTCCACAACCATCAATAAATACAACAAAACCTACAACTGAAATACCAATTGAAGTTCCATCAACAGGTAATAAtcaaacaacaaataatataatattcaaATCATTACTTTCAATTGTATCAATAAGAGAATTAGATTTTCAATCAAAACAAGTAAAACTATTCCCTTTAGAAAGATggatatttaaatcaatttctgAAAGTAAAAGTCAATATATTTCAActattgaaaattcaaatttaaaaacaacaataacagtGCATATTGAATGGTTTAATAGTACCACCAATATCTCTTTTGCAAATTCACAATTAACAATGAATCCATCAACTGTGAAAtatacaattgaaatttcagaATACAAATTTTCCAATAGATTAAATCAACTTCAATTAGTAATGTCGGTATCACttgaaacaaataaaaaatctgaaGATATATGTTCATCAAGTAAATTTGGTGAAAGTTCAAATGGTGacaattcaaattattttaaaattcaaattgataATCATTCATTATATGGTAGATTTATAAAGAGAGCAATCATTGATTCATATGTAAGATCtattgaaaatgttttattaGATTCGTCAATGGAAACAATTAAAACTCCTTCATCTTCACAATCTTATATTGGTATTACAATTCCAATCTATTCCAATAGCTCAATTATTGATCCTGATTTTTCAGTTTTAATAGATTCGAAATCTGTTACAAGTGATGAAAACCATTCAATCTGTAATTCAAATCCAAAATCAAAACTAACAACCCCTCAATTAGCTGGTATAATTATTGGATCAGTTGGATTTGTGGCTGTTATTATCATAGCAATTACTTATCATTTTATGAAAAATCGTCaaaattctaaattatttaaatccatgggtttaaaattaaaacaattaaatcaataa
- a CDS encoding coiled-coil family protein: MTLFSSISSMSSSMTSSKSSLASFGIGTSMGSNSIACSVGSGSCGSGSGSGSGGCGDLTGGAKSSGGSCGGKGGSHNHGHGHGPHGHGGKGSGGSCS, from the exons atgacacTCTTTT caTCAATCTCATCAATGTCAAGTTCAATGACAAGTTCAAAATCTAGTTTGGCATCATTTGGTATTGGAACAAGTATgggttcaaattcaattgcaTGTAGtgttggtagtggtagttgtggtagtggtagtggtagtggtagtggtggttgtggtgatTTAACCGGTGGAGCTAAATCAAGTGGTGGTAGTTGTGGAGGAAAAGGCGGATCACATAATCATGGTCATGGTCATGGACCACATGGTCATGGTGGTAAAGGTTCAGGAGGTTCATGTAgttga
- the 2C gene encoding coiled-coil family protein gives MTLFSSISSMSSSMTSSRSSFSSFGSGTSMGSNSIACSVGSGGGGCGSGSGGCGDLTGGAKSSGGSCGGKGGPHNHGHGNGHGPHGHGGKGSGGSCSC, from the exons atgacactctttt caTCAATCTCATCAATGTCAAGTTCAATGACAAGCTCAAGATCTAGTTTCTCATCATTTGGTAGTGGAACAAGTATgggttcaaattcaattgcaTGTAGTGtcggtagtggtggtggtggttgtggtagtggtagtggtggttgtggtgatTTAACCGGTGGAGCTAAATCAAGTGGTGGTAGTTGTGGAGGAAAAGGTGGACCTCATAATCATGGCCATGGTAATGGTCATGGACCACATGGTCATGGTGGTAAAGGTTCAGGAGGTTCATGTAGTtgttaa
- a CDS encoding coiled-coil family protein, translated as MTLFSSISSMSSSMTSSRSSIASFGSGTSMGSNSIACSVGSGSCGSGSGSGGCGDLTGGAKSSGGSCGGKGGSHNHGHGHGHGPHGHGGKGSGGSCSC; from the exons atgacacTCTTTT caTCAATCTCATCAATGTCAAGCTCTATGACAAGTTCAAGATCAAGTATCGCATCATTTGGTAGTGGAACAAGTATgggttcaaattcaattgcaTGTAGTGTAGGTAGTGGTAgttgtggtagtggtagtggtagtggtggttgtggtgatTTAACCGGTGGAGCTAAATCAAGTGGTGGTAGTTGTGGAGGAAAAGGTGGATCTCATAATCATGGTCATGGACATGGTCATGGACCACATGGTCATGGTGGTAAAGGTTCAGGAGGTTCATGTAGTtgttaa